Below is a genomic region from Gillisia sp. Hel_I_86.
CTATTTTTCCCATCATAGGAATGTGCCGAAGGCCCAATTCCCAAATAAGGCTTTCCAAACCAATAGGCTGTATTATTTTCAGAGAAATACCCTTGTTTTCCATAATTGGAAAATTCATAATGTGTAAAACCTTCCTCTTTAAGGATTGTAGTTAAAATGTCGAAATGCATCCTTGCAGCTTCATCATCTACAGGTTTCACCTTTCCTTTTTCAATCATTTTCTTAAGAGCTGTATTTGGCTCTATCGTTAATGCATAGCATGAAAAATGTGGCAAACCAAGAGACAATGCTGTTTCAATGTTGGTTTTCCATCTTTCATTGCTCATTCCCGGAATTCCGTATATAAGATCTATAGAAATATTCTCGAAAAATTGCTTGGCCATTTGTATGCTTTCCAAAGCCTCAGTTGCATTGTGTGCTCGATTCATTAGCTGCAAATCTTCTTCAAAAAAAGATTGTACTCCAATACTCAACCTATTTATTCCGGCATTCTTGAAGGTCTTAAGATTCTCTAGACTAAGATCATCTGGATTAGCTTCCAAAGTGATCTCTGCATCTTTCCTCACTTCAAAATTGGCATCTATCGAATCCAAAATCATCTTCAACTCTTCTGAAGAAAGCAATGAAGGAGTACCTCCGCCAAAATAAACAGTATCCAATTGTTTTTCGGGTAACTCGTTCTTCCGAAGCCGTATTTCTTCGCACAACATACCAACCAATTCCCCCTTTTTCTTGATAGAAGTAGAAAAATGGAAATCACAATAATGACAAGCCTGCTTGCAAAAAGGAATATGAATATATAATGAAGACATAGTTTCAATAAACAATGATCAATTAGCAATAATCAATTTTTGATTCTTGTGGTCTTCAAAATTGAAAACATTATTTTGGATAGTTCATCCGCTTTTTCAAACGCATTTTGGAAAGCCTCTAATTCCAAATATTCTGAATCCCGCAGAAGTGACAACTTCTGTACACCCTTCACCCTTCACCCTTCACTCTTCACCCTTCACTCTTCACTCTTCACTCTTCACTCTTCACTCTTCACTCTTCACTCTTCACTCTTCACTATCTACCGAGTTTCTTCGGGTTTTGCTTCACAAAAGAATCCCAACCGGTATAACTTTTTCCAATTTCAACTTTACCAGAATTATAAAAATGGCAAACTGCTGCCGCCAATCCATCGGTAGAATCCAAATTCTTAGGTAATTCCTTAAGTCCTAATAAACTTTGCAGCATCTTGGCAACTTGCTCCTTACTGGCATTCCCATTCCCAGTAATGGCCATTTTAATTTTCTTAGGTAGGTATTCAGTAATAGGCACCTCTCTTGATAAACCGGCAGCCATCGCCACACCTTGTGCCCTACCCAACTTCAGCATGGATTGTACATTCTTTCCAAAAAAGGGCGCCTCAATAGCGATCTCATCTGGATGAAAAGTGTCAATTAATTCTACCGTTCGTTCAAAAATAATTTTCAATTTAATATAAGGATCGGTATATTTTTGAAGCAACAACTCATTAAGTTGTAAAAACTCCATTTTTTTGTTCACCACCTTGATCAACCCAAACCCCATAATAGTGGTTCCGGGATCGATTCCTAAAATAATTCGTTCGTTTTTCAAAAGTGGAAAGTCTTTAGCTCTTACCCATTCTTAATAGTTTGTTTACTTTTGATTGGGCTTTACAAAGCTACATAATTCTGCTTAGCAATTCTTTAATCCAGCGATCTGTAAACATGCAATTACTTATAATTTTTTTGATTGTAATAACCATAAGTTATGTAGCATTGATATCTGCCCTCCTCTTCGGCTGGAAA
It encodes:
- the hemW gene encoding radical SAM family heme chaperone HemW is translated as MSSLYIHIPFCKQACHYCDFHFSTSIKKKGELVGMLCEEIRLRKNELPEKQLDTVYFGGGTPSLLSSEELKMILDSIDANFEVRKDAEITLEANPDDLSLENLKTFKNAGINRLSIGVQSFFEEDLQLMNRAHNATEALESIQMAKQFFENISIDLIYGIPGMSNERWKTNIETALSLGLPHFSCYALTIEPNTALKKMIEKGKVKPVDDEAARMHFDILTTILKEEGFTHYEFSNYGKQGYFSENNTAYWFGKPYLGIGPSAHSYDGKNRKWNINNNTLYIKAIEKGELPFEKEELSTIDRYNEYVMTRLRTMWGINIKEIGERFGNMYKAHFLNEASKEVELGLLEQNEDSITVTQKGKFLSDGIASNLFFIN
- the ruvC gene encoding crossover junction endodeoxyribonuclease RuvC; the protein is MKNERIILGIDPGTTIMGFGLIKVVNKKMEFLQLNELLLQKYTDPYIKLKIIFERTVELIDTFHPDEIAIEAPFFGKNVQSMLKLGRAQGVAMAAGLSREVPITEYLPKKIKMAITGNGNASKEQVAKMLQSLLGLKELPKNLDSTDGLAAAVCHFYNSGKVEIGKSYTGWDSFVKQNPKKLGR